Proteins encoded by one window of Mus musculus strain C57BL/6J chromosome 10, GRCm38.p6 C57BL/6J:
- the Pwp2 gene encoding periodic tryptophan protein 2 homolog, producing the protein MKFAYRFSNLLGTVYRCGNLNFTHDGNSVISPVGNRVTVFDLKNNRSNTLPLATKYNIKCVGLSPDGRLAIIVDEGGAALLVSLVCRSVLHHFHFKGSVHSVSFSPDGRKFVVTKGNIAQMYHAPGKKREFNAFVLDKTYFGPYDETTCIDWTDDSKCFVVGSKDMSTWVFGAERWDNLIYYALSGHKDAIVACFFESNSLDLYSLSQDGALCVWQCDTPPEGLRLKAPRGWKADILQREKEEEEEDEEEGDRETTIRGKTTPAEQERVGKVKYSRLAKYFLNKEGDFNNLTSAAYHKKTHLLVTGFASGIFHLHELPEFNLIHSLSISDQRVASVAINSSGDWIAFGCSGMGQLLVWEWQSESYVLKQQGHFNSMVALAYSPDGQYIVTGGDDGKVKVWNTLSGFCFVTLTEHSSGVTGVTFTTTGHVIVTSSLDGTVRAFDLHRYRNFRTFTSPRPTQFSCVAVDSSGEIVSAGAQDSFEIFVWSMQTGRLLDVLSGHEGPVSGLCFNPMKSILASASWDKTVRLWDMFDSWRTKETLTLTSDALAVTFRPDGAELAVATLNSQITFWDPENAVQVGSIEGRHDLKTGRKELDKITAKHSAKGKAFTTLCYSADGQSILAGGMSKFVCLYHVREQILVKRFELSCNLSLDAMEEFLNRRKMTEFGNLALIDQDAGEENGVAVPLPGVRKGDMSSRHFKPEIRVTSLRFSPTGRCWAATSTEGLLIFSLDAQMLFDPFELDTSVTPGRIREALRQREFTRAILMAFRLNEKKLAQEALEAVPQNEIEVVSTSLPELYVVKVLEFLAASFEESRHLEFYLIWTQKLLMSHGQRLKSRAGQLLPVVQFLQKGLQRHLDDVSKLCDWNRFNIQYVLAVSKQRGMKRTLEPVDTEEDSDASDEDSLHLLRAAGEEEEEEMLI; encoded by the exons ATGAAATTCGCTTACCGG TTCTCGAATTTGTTGGGTACGGTTTATCGGTGTGGAAACTTAAATTTCACACATGATGGAAATTCTGTTATCAGCCCCGTGGGAAATAGAGTCACTGTGTTTGACCTTAAGAA CAACAGATCCAACACATTGCCTCTGGCCACCAAATACAACATCAAGTGCGTGGGGCTGTCCCCAGATGGTCGCCTCGCAATCATCGTTGATGAAG GGGGTGCTGCTCTGCTGGTCAGCTTGGTGTGCAGGTCGGTGCTCCACCACTTCCACTTCAAGGGCTCCGTGCACAGCGTCTCCTTCTCTCCCGATGGCAG AAAATTCGTTGTCACAAAGGGCAACATTGCGCAAATGTACCACGCCCCCGGAAAGAAGCGAGAGTTCAATGCGTTTGTTCTGGACAAAACCTATTTCGGGCCCTATGATGAGACCACATGCATCGACTGGACAGATGACTCCAA GTGCTTTGTGGTTGGAAGCAAAGACATGTCCACCTGGGTGTTTGGAGCTGAGCGCTGGGACAACCTCATCTACTATGCACTGAGTGGACACAAGGATGCCATTGTGGCCTGCTTCTTCGAGTCCAACAGCCTAGAT CTATACTCGCTCAGTCAAGATGGAGCCCTGTGTGTGTGGCAGTGTGACACACCCCCTGAGGGCCTGCGGCTTAAGGCACCCAGGGGCTGGAAGGCAGACATACttcagagggagaaggaagaagaggaggaggatgaggaggagggggaTCGAGAAACCACCATCCGAGGGAAGACCACACCAGCGGAGCAGGAGAGGGTCGGGAAAGTGAAATACTCCCGACTGGCCAA GTACTTCTTGAACAAAGAAGGAGACTTTAACAACCTGACATCCGCGGCGTATCATAAGAAGACCCATCTCTTGGTCACGGGTTTTGCTTCTGGAATCTTCCATCTGCACGAGCTCCCAGAGTTCAACCTGATCCACTCCCTGAG CATCTCCGATCAGAGGGTTGCTTCGGTTGCCATCAACAGCTCTGGGGACTGGATTGCCTTTGGCTGCTCAG GCATGGGCCAGCTGCTTGTGTGGGAATGGCAGAGTGAATCCTATGTGCTCAAGCAGCAGGGCCATTTCAACAGCATGGTGGCCCTGGCCTACTCCCCTGACGGGCAGTACATTGTCACCGGTGGGGACGATGGCAAG GTTAAGGTGTGGAACACCCTCAGTGGCTTCTGCTTTGTCACTCTCACGGAGCACTCCAGTGGGGTCACTGGAGTGACATTCACCACCACGGGCCATGTCATCGTCACCTCCTCCTTGGATGGCACTGTGAGAGCCTTCGATCTTCACAG GTACCGGAATTTCCGCACCTTCACGTCTCCACGCCCCACACAGTTCTCCTGTGTGGCTGTCGACTCGAGTGGGGAAATCGTCTCTGCAGGGGCGCAGGACTCCTTTGAGATCTTTGTGTGGTCCATGCAGACAGGCAGGCTTCTTGAT GTTCTGTCTGGCCATGAGGGACCCGTCAGTGGTCTTTGCTTTAACCCAATGAAGTCTATCCTGGCTAGTGCCTCTTGGGACAAGACAGTGCGTCTGTGGGACATGTTCGACAGTTGGAGAACCAAAGAGACCTTGACTCTGACCTCTGACG CCCTAGCTGTGACTTTCCGGCCTGATGGTGCAGAGCTGGCTGTGGCCACGCTGAATTCACAGATCACGTTTTGGGACCCTGAGAATGCTGTACAGGTGGGCTCCATCGAGGGCAGGCATGACCTGAAGACCGGCAGGAAGGAGCTGGACAAGATCACAGCCAAACATTCAGCCAAGGGCAA GGCCTTCACTACCCTGTGTTACTCTGCGGACGGGCAGAGCATCCTGGCGGGAGGCATGTCCAAGTTCGTGTGCCTTTACCACGTCCGGGAGCAAATCCTGGTGAAGAGGTTTGAGCTctcctgcaacctgtctctggaTGCCATGGAG GAATTCCTGAACCGGAGAAAGATGACAGAGTTTGGCAACCTGGCACTCATTGATCAAGATGCTGGGGAGGAGAATGGGGTGGCAGTTCCACTGCCAGGAGTAAGGAAAG GTGATATGAGCTCCAGACACTTCAAACCTGAAATCAGGGTGACTTCTCTGCGCTTCTCTCCCACGG GGCGCTGCTGGGCGGCCACCAGCACAGAGGGCCTCCTCATCTTCTCCCTGGATGCCCAGATGCTCTTCGACCCATTTGAGCTGGACACCAGTGTGACCCCTGGACGGATCCGGGAGGCGCTCCGACAGAGGGAGTTTACCCGGGCCATCCTCATGGCCTTCCGCCTCAATGAGAAAAAACTGGCCCAGGAGGCCCTGGAGGCTGTGCCACAGAATGAAA TTGAGGTAGTCAGCACGTCCCTGCCTGAGCTGTACGTAGTGAAAGTACTGGAGTTCTTAGCTGCCTCCTTTGAAGAATCTAGGCACCTGGAATTCTACCTTATATGGACTCAGAAGTTACTTATGTCACATGGACAGCGGCTGAAGTCCAG GGCGGGACAGTTGCTGCCTGTGGTCCAGTTCCTTCAGAAGGGCCTCCAGCGGCATCTGGATGATGTTTCCAAACT CTGTGACTGGAACCGCTTCAACATCCAGTACGTGCTGGCAGTTTCCAAGCAGCGGGGCATGAAACGCACCCTGGAACCTGTGGACACAGAAGAGGACTCAGATGCATCTGATGAGGACAGTCTGCACCTACTCAGAGCTgcaggtgaagaagaggaagaggagatgctGATATAG
- the Gatd3a gene encoding glutamine amidotransferase-like class 1 domain-containing protein 3A, mitochondrial isoform 1 precursor (isoform 1 precursor is encoded by transcript variant 1) yields the protein MAAVRVLVAPRLASALLPLSRYHRAPSQRAALHSSAPRPGARVALVLSGCGVYDGTEIHEASAILVHLSRGGAEVQIFAPDVPQMHVIDHTKGEPSERESRNVLAESARIARGKITSLAQLNAANHDAAIFPGGFGAAKNLSTFAVDGKDCKVNKEVERVLKEFHGAKKPIGLCCIAPVLAAKVIKGVEVTVGHEQEEGGKWPYAGTAEAIKALGAKHCVKGVTEAHVDQKNKVVTTPAFMCETALHHIHDGIGAMVKNVLELTGK from the exons ATGGCTGCCGTCAGGGTTTTGGTGGCGCCAAGGCTGGCTTCTGCGCTCCTACCGCTCTCCAGATACCACCGGGCTCCCTCCCAGCGCGCAGCCCTTCACAGCTCCGCACCGCGGCCCGGGGCCAGGGTGGCGTTG GTGCTGTCGGGCTGTGGAGTCTATGACGGAACCGAGATCCATGAGGCCTCAGC GATCCTGGTGCACCTGAGCCGAGGCGGGGCTGAGGTCCAGATCTTTGCTCCCGATGTCCCTCAGATGCACGTGATTGACCACACCAAGGGGGAGCCTTCTGAGAGGGAAAGCAG GAACGTTTTGGCAGAGTCAGCAAGGATTGCCCGAGGCAAGATTACCAGCCTGGCTCAGCTCAATGCTGCTAACCATGATGCTGCCATTTTCCCAGGAGGCTTTGGAGCTGCCAAAAACCT GAGCACATTCGCCGTGGACGGAAAGGACTGCAAGGTTAACAAGGAGGTAGAGCGGGTCCTGAAGGAGTTCCACGGGGCCAAGAAGCCCATTGG CTTATGCTGCATCGCTCCTGTCCTCGCAGCCAAAGTGATCAAAGGTGTGGAGGTCACCGTAGGCCATGAGCAAGAGGAGGGCGGCAAGTGGCCTTATGCTGGAACTGCGGAAGCCATCAAAGCCCTGGGTGCCAAGCACTGTGTGAAGGGTGTGACC GAAGCTCATGTAGACCAGAAAAACAAGGTGGTCACCACCCCAGCCTTCATGTGTGAGACCGCACTCCACCACATCCACGACGGGATCGGGGCCATGGTAAAGAATGTGCTGGAACTCACGGGAAAGTAA
- the Gatd3a gene encoding glutamine amidotransferase-like class 1 domain-containing protein 3A, mitochondrial isoform 2 precursor (isoform 2 precursor is encoded by transcript variant 2): MAAVRVLVAPRLASALLPLSRYHRAPSQRAALHSSAPRPGARVALVLSGCGVYDGTEIHEASAILVHLSRGGAEVQIFAPDVPQMHVIDHTKGEPSERESRNVLAESARIARGKITSLAQLNAANHDAAIFPGGFGAAKNLLCCIAPVLAAKVIKGVEVTVGHEQEEGGKWPYAGTAEAIKALGAKHCVKGVTEAHVDQKNKVVTTPAFMCETALHHIHDGIGAMVKNVLELTGK, encoded by the exons ATGGCTGCCGTCAGGGTTTTGGTGGCGCCAAGGCTGGCTTCTGCGCTCCTACCGCTCTCCAGATACCACCGGGCTCCCTCCCAGCGCGCAGCCCTTCACAGCTCCGCACCGCGGCCCGGGGCCAGGGTGGCGTTG GTGCTGTCGGGCTGTGGAGTCTATGACGGAACCGAGATCCATGAGGCCTCAGC GATCCTGGTGCACCTGAGCCGAGGCGGGGCTGAGGTCCAGATCTTTGCTCCCGATGTCCCTCAGATGCACGTGATTGACCACACCAAGGGGGAGCCTTCTGAGAGGGAAAGCAG GAACGTTTTGGCAGAGTCAGCAAGGATTGCCCGAGGCAAGATTACCAGCCTGGCTCAGCTCAATGCTGCTAACCATGATGCTGCCATTTTCCCAGGAGGCTTTGGAGCTGCCAAAAACCT CTTATGCTGCATCGCTCCTGTCCTCGCAGCCAAAGTGATCAAAGGTGTGGAGGTCACCGTAGGCCATGAGCAAGAGGAGGGCGGCAAGTGGCCTTATGCTGGAACTGCGGAAGCCATCAAAGCCCTGGGTGCCAAGCACTGTGTGAAGGGTGTGACC GAAGCTCATGTAGACCAGAAAAACAAGGTGGTCACCACCCCAGCCTTCATGTGTGAGACCGCACTCCACCACATCCACGACGGGATCGGGGCCATGGTAAAGAATGTGCTGGAACTCACGGGAAAGTAA